CATTATTTTCTCTTTTATATTAAACTTTTATAGTATTCTATTGTACTATTCGTGTATACGCTGTGTAATATTACCAATAATTGGTTAATAATAAAGGTTAAAAATGGCAAATCGTCTTAAAAATGAGCACTCCCCTTACTTACAGCAACATGCTGACAATCCTGTAGACTGGTACCCTTGGGGAGAAGAAGCCTTTGAAAAAGCACGAAAAGAGAACAAAGCGATCTTTCTTTCCATAGGGTACAGTTCTTGCCACTGGTGCCATGTCATGGAAGATGAGTCTTTTAAAGATGAAGCGACCGCGAAGATCCTGAATGAACATTTCATTGCAGTCAAAGTAGACAGGGAAGAGCGCCCGGACATAGACAAACATTTTCAGGAAGTCTACCAGCTGATGAACCAACGTCCGGGAGGCTGGCCGACTTCCATCTTTCTCACACAGGAACAAAAGCCTTTCTACTCAGCGACCTACATACCCGATGAGCCACGTTATGGTATGATGAGCTTTTCAAGTTTACTCGAAGTGATCGCTGAAAAATACAGCAAAGAAAAAGCGCTGCTTACCGAAAAAGCCGATGAGATACTCCGTTTTCTCAATCCCAAAGAAGATAGCATACAGGCCACAAAACTGGACCTCAGTATCATCCCAAGGGTTTCGGATCAGGCCAAACAGCTCTTTGATAATACAAACGGCGGCTTTAACAAAGCACCTAAATTCCCTCAGGCTTCTATGCTGGATCTACTCCTGGACCTCTACCGTATCACTGAAGATAAAGAGACACTGGACATGGCACTGCACTCACTCACCTGTATGGCAAAAGGCGGATTGAGAGATCTTGTGGAGGGTGGTTTTTGCCGTTACTCTACCGATAATGAATGGCTTGTCCCCCATTTTGAAAAAATGACCTATGACAATGCCCTGCTGGCAGAAGTCTACCTCAAAGCCTACCATGTAAGAGGAGAAGACTTTTACAGATCTGTTGCTTTTGAAACGATAGACTTTATGATGGAAAATATGAGTGAGGACGGCCTCTTCTACTCTGCCTCGGATGCCGATACAGAAGGTGAAGAGGGCAAATACTTTGTCTATACCTATGAAAAAGCTTTAAAGTCATTTGATAAAGCAGGTATCCCTAGCCAGGAACATGCTGCTCTTGCAGAGGCACTGCATATCACAAAAGAAGGAAACTTTGAAGGCAAGAACATCGTGCGTATAGAGGAACCCGCACACAGCGGCGATATCCCTTATTATGATGAAGCGATACAGGCACTGAGAAAACGCAGAGAAAAGCGTACCCACCCTTTCATAGACAAAAAAGTGCTTGTCTCATGGAATGCCATGATGATCAAAACGCTCTTTAAAGCCTCTCGTGCAGATCATGCGTACCTCAAACCAGCGCTCAGATCTCTGGATGCATTGCTGGAGAGTATGTACATCAATTCTGAACTCTTTCACTCTACACTGATAGGTAAAAAACCGAAGATCAAAGCATTTTTGGAAGATTATGCCTATCTTGCAGACACGCTTATCGAAGCATACGAAAGTACACTGGATGAAACCTATCTTATGACGGCAACAAAACTGACGAACAGTGCCATTGAAAAATACTATGCCCAGGGGAAATGGAAGTTCTCACGCGGAGAGTTTGAAACCAATGCGGACATTTATGACAGCTCCTATCCTTCTTCCGTTGCCACCATGCTCTCTGTACTTTACAGCATCTCCTCTTTGGTGGATGTCGTCTATAAAAAGTTTGTCTTTAAAACACTCGAGATCTACTCTTATGATATCATGCGCCAGCCTATCTCTACGCCGCGTATGAGCCGTATGGTGATCCGTTATCTCAAAGATGATGTCATTATCAAAGCCAAAGAGTATGCACTTAAAACACATATCAAAGAGCTGGATACCCTTCCTCATCCCTTCTCTCTTTTGAAAAATGATACCAATGACGGTTTTATGCTGTGTAATTCCAACAGCTGTTTTGGGCATGAAAAAGATTTTAAAGGCATTATAGAAATTTTAGAGAATCGTTAATGCGTCTTTTTATTGTTCTTTTCTTTCCTCTGTTCTTACTTGCGCAAGAGGGCCTGCAAACACGTACACAGGTACTGATGGGGACTTTTGTAAGTATTTCACTACCACAAACATACAACCAGGAGATCACCAGATCTTTTGAACTGCTAAGACATATCGAAGATTCTCTCTCTACCTATGATGAGACTGCTACACTGGCAAAACTGAACAAGAACCATCATGTGGAGTATGACCCTTATCTGGCTGAAGCGCTGACACTTTCAAGATCTTACTATGATGAGAGCAACGGTTACTTTGATATCACGATCGGATCGATCTCCAAAAAGCTCTACCATTTTGGAGAAGAGAAAACCTACTCCCCCTCCAAACAGGAATTACGTAATGCCCATCTGGATATCCACGGTATCCATATAGATGACAAGCAGATCATCATAGATGAAAACATCACCATAGACCTTGGCGGTATGGGCAAAGGGTATGGTGCAGACAAAGTTGCACAGTATCTTGATGAACAAAATATCACGAAAGGGATCATTGCACTGAGCGGGGATATCAGATGTTTGGACCAATGCGAGGTCTATCTTCAGTCACCCTACTCTGAACAGACATTTGCCAAAGTCAAAAGCAAAAAAGCACAACTTTCCATCTCTACAAGCGGTATTTACAGGAGATATGCCACCACCAAAGCAGAACATCACCTCATCAATCCAAAGACCGCTTCACAGGGGCGTGAATTTGTTTCCGTATCGCTTTTTACGACTGCCGACAACGCCAAAATCGATGCCTATGCCACAGCACTCTCTGTCATGTCAAGAACAGAAGCATTGGCATTTTTAAAAGAGAAGAAGGATATCGGCTTTATACTGGTTGATAAAGAGGGGAAAATACTCTATGGAAATGTAACAGATCTTGTGACTATAGAGTGGTTAGGCTACAAAGAAAACCCAACCAATCCAAGCAAGAGAAAAAACAGTAGCACAAAACACGAAAGTGCTGCAAGTTTGATCCATCCTGATACCACTAATCCAAACGCAATGACAAAGTAGGAAAAGATATCAAACAATGCAAAAATAAAAAGAGCCATTGCCACGATCAAAGATGTTTTTTGTGAAAATCTGGTACTGAACAGCATGAAATGTGCTGTAACAAAGATCAGTGTTCCTATGGCAAACAGATGCGGTGTAGCTACTTCTATCAGACCTTCTACACTCTTTTCTACAGGAGAAGCTATGATATTTTTCAGTGTACTTATCACACTGTCATTGCACTCTAATCCCTGAGAAAGTAAAAAAAGCCATATCCCGCTCATTAAGATCAAAATAATATAAATGAGCATATATCCGATAGGAAGACTATAGAGTGTTATATTTTTCATTTGAACAAGAGTTTCTTTAAAATTATGATAGCGACTATAAAAGCCAGTACATGCCACAATATGAAACTGATCAACCACATAGCTATAAATGACGGACTGACAAAATAAGCAAGCAACAGTGCTGCAGGTGCCAACATACCCATAATAAAGAGAAGATGCACGACCCATTTGGTCATGACTTTATCCGAATAGAGACGAATATAGATAGAGGCAAGTATCAAGAGTGAAAAGAGTGTCATGAACAGATCGATATGTACTTGAAGCAGCAGTGAATCTATCAGGATAGGTTCAACAAAGTTCTCTATATCACCCAAAAGTGTCACTGTAACACTCTGCATATCCGATCCTATCACATACGCATGAAGCAGTATATCAAATCCAAGATAGAGGAGTATCACAAATACGACAGATCCCATCAGATAACGAAGCAGTGTAGAGTGTGCCAGATCTTTTGTTACTAAAAATTTCATTGTCTCTTACTTTAATACAATTTCATAAATGGCTCTGGCGACTCTTGCACCTTCAGTGATCGACCTTGCCGAGAGAGTGGAACCGCTGATCGTAGGTATATCTTTCCCTACCGTCAGTGTTGCGGAGGCATCTTTATCCTGCAGTTGGCTCATCCACGTTTTGTTCGGTATATACTCCGGCGGCTCACCAAATGCCATAATTTCCGTAAACTTCAAGGTTCCACAGTTATCAAATGCATAGAGTACGGTCGCCTTCTTCCCTCTTACTTTTCTTGCTATAAGTACAGCATAACCCAGTCTTTCATTCTTACTTTTAATATCGTAATAACGATACACTTTAGTTCTCACAGCTGCCTTCGCTCTGGACTGTACCTGAGAAAACTGTTTTTTTGTCAGTATGATCTGCTTTGGGTCTATCGTGCTCACTCCTGTAAATGAGGATTTTATCACCTCATCTACAGATGCTTTACTGCTAGCAACACTGCTTTGGGACAACAGTGTCCCAAGCAGCAGTGTAAAAAAGATTTGTTTCATTGTGTATCCACGTATTAAAATATAAAGCCTAGACCAAAAGAAAATGTATTGGTATCTACATTATTCACTTCTTTCATCGCATAGTCAGCTTTCAATACCACCTGATCTGCAGGGAAGAAATTTAAACCGATTGTAACAATTTCTGTCTGAAATGCATCTTCATTCAAGCCGTCTACTGTCTTTTCTACAGGGTTATAGTCTTCGTATTGTGCAAAAACCGGTAATTTATACTCAAGTCCCACTAAAGAAGAGATATCGTAAGAGACATTGGCATAGTAACCGCTTGCTTCTTCAACAGCACTACTTCCAAGCTTTTCTGCACCATCCAAATTTGTCTGTGTGTAAAGCCCGTACGCCGAGAACGGACCGTTGTCATAACTTGCATGGATATCAAATATGGTGGTATCAAGTCCAGATACATCGTTAATTGCATCATTTTTAAGATTTGAACCATCACCATAGTAGACAGAAGCACCCGCCATAAGTCCATTGATACCCGTATAGTCCACACGGCCTACAAAAGCAGGGTCAAACGGCGCATTTGCACTCGAACCAAGTCTTGCACTTCTGATCCATGAACCATTTGGTGTCATAGTATTTGCATTATTTACATTCAATGCATTGATCACACCTGCCGTATATTCAATATCTACACTGTCAAATCTACCATAGACCAATGCACCGTTCTCATGCCATGTACTAGGTAGAAGGTATTTTTCAATATCCGGTCTTTGTACCGTGTTAAAGAGTGTCGGTTCATGTCTTTGGTTTATGAGACCCATCGGAGTGAGTACATGCCCAAGTCTAAAGTTTATTTCCTGGCTAAGTAAGAAGTCTAGGTAAAGAAACTCTACAACTACTTCACCACCATCCTCTGCATTGGCACCATGTTCAAACTCTATCTCAGTGTTCAGTACGATCCAGTCATTGAATTTGTATCCGAAATAGGTAATAAATCTATAGACATCTGCAAAATCATCCCCATTATCAGGATTTGCATAGAACATTTCACCATATCCCCCTATAGAGAGTGGGTTTTTAGAAAAATATACTTTAGAAGCTGCCGGTCCCATACCGCTGTATGATTTTTTTGTATCTACAAGTGTAAAGCCACCTGTTTGCGTCGCTAAAACCTCTTCTGTAAGTACAGTGTTCTGTTCCTCTAATACTTTTACTCTCTCTTCCAATGTAGCTGCCTGTGCACCCATTGCCATCATCGCTGCAACACTTAATGCCGTTGTCATTTTTTTCATCATTTTTCCTTGTTTTTATTTGTTTTTGAATTGATAGTTATTATCGAAATCGTAATTTAGCCAAATGTTTCTTAAATTTTTATTAAAATGATAATAATTATTAAAATATAATCATTAATAATATTATTCAATTAGATAAGCTTTGAAATTCCCTTATATAAGGGCTTTGAGGATTGTGCAGAAAATTAAAAATATATTTTATTTTCATGATATTTTAAGAAAATCAAGATAAAGTTGCATTTGATAATTGTTATCAATACAATATAAAAGGACATGAAATGAAATTCAATACGCTTTTGGCCACTACACTGACCGGTCTTATCTTTACAGGATGCGGAGGAGGTAGTTCCTCTTCAGAGAACTTTGGGAGGAATCAGATTGCATTGGGAGAAAAACTCTATCATGATACGAATCTCTCTAATAATAGAACGATGTCCTGTGCAACCTGTCATGTCATAGAGAATGCTTTTGTAGATCCTAGACCTACAAACTTGAGTTTAGGTGCTTCTCTGGGTGATGACGGCCTTTCTATAGGAGATAGAAATGCACCTATTGCAGCCTATGCTAAATTTATACCAAGATTTCATTTTGATACACACGAAGGACTCTATATAGGAGGACAATTTTTAGATGGAAGAGCCTTAGACCTTACAGAACAGGCAAAAGGCCCCTTTTTGAATCCTGTTGAAATGAATATGCCAGATGCGGCATCGGTCATAGCAAGAGTACAAGAGAATGCAGAATATGTGCAGGCATTTAAAGCAATATATGGAGATGATATCTTCAATAATACACAAAAAGCCTATGAAGCGCTTGCTGACACCATTGCAAAATTTGAAAAAAGTAATACTTTTTCTCCTTTTAGTTCCAAATATGATAAAGCCCTCAAAGGAGATGCCATACTCACAGAACAGGAGACGAGAGGATTGGCCCTTTTTAACGGGAAAGCAGAGTGTGCTGCATGTCACCCCTCTGATGGTACCCATGCACAATTTACAGACTTTTCCTATGATAACTTAGGCGTACCGGTCAATCATGCACTGCGTGATGCCAATGGGAAAGGAGATACTTTTGTAGACAATGGTCTTTATAACAATCCACATGTGAATGATGCCGGCCTTAAAGGGGCATTTAGAGTGTCTACTTTGCGAAACATCGCTGTTACTGGACCCTATATGCACAACGGTGTCTTTAAAGACTTGGCTACAGTGGTACATTTCTATAATACAAGAGATGTTCCCGGTGCTGTCAATCCTGAAACAGGCGAAGTATGGGAAAAAGGTGAAGTAGATATAAATAAAAATACCGCAGAACTTGGTAACCTTGGATTAACTGCTGAAGAAGAAGCAGATCTAGTTGCCTTTCTCAAAACGCTTACCGATGAACAATATGAACATTTGATCCCATAATATTTTTCTTATGTACCCTATGTCATACACAAACATCATTTTTTATGGCATAATAAATTTATATAATTAACTAAAAGGATATATTATGAAATGTAACATAGGAAAAATAGATAGGATCATCCGAACTATAATTGGTGTGGCTTTACTGGTTTGGGGAATCATGAATAACAATATCATTGCAGATGTTGTAGGAGGAGTCCTTCTCTTGACTGTTATTATAGGATGGTGTCCACCTTATGCATTACTTGGAATAAATACAGGGTGTAAAACCAAGAACGATTAAGTTACGAGATCCTTAATCTACAACTTGAGACTAAAGGATACAGTTTAACATTTTCATCGAGGGTAATACGCTTTTATAGCATAGAATAATCTTATAATAGATATAATTTCTTTCAATGAAAGAAAGTTTAAATATATTTTATGGAGATCTAAAAAATTCGTTTAAAGATCTCCTTCCCATTATCATTGTTGTTGCCCTGTTTCAAGGTATCATCATCCGGACTGTGCCGGATAATCTCACTTCGATTGTTATAGGTCTTACGATCGTGGCAATAGGATTGGCACTTTTTATCCGTGGTCTTGAACTGGGTATCTTTCCCATAGGAGAAGGATTGGCCATAGACTTTGCTAAAAAAGGTTCGGTCTTTTGGCTGTTGCTTTTTGCTTTTACTATAGGGTTTTCAACCACTGTAGCAGAACCTGCACTTATCGCCATAGCAGATAAAGCCGCGTTGATATCTAATGGTCTGATAGATGCTTTCTGGCTTCGTATGACCGTTGCACTCTCTGTAGGATTTGCCATCGCACTGGGTACACTTCGTATCTTATTGGGGCATCCTATAGCTTACTACATTATCAGTGGATATATTTTAGTGGTACTTGTTACTTTTTTTGCGCCCAAAGAGATCATCGGACTGGCATATGACAGTGGCGGGGTCACCACTTCTACGGTGACTGTTCCACTGGTGGCTGCGTTGGGGATCGGTTTGTCTTCAAGTATCAAAGGGCGTAATCCGGCCATAGACGGCTTTGGCCTGATCGCGTTTGCATCTCTGACACCCATGATATTTGTACAGATCTACGGTATCATCGTTTACAATGCAGGAGAGACAAGTGCCCTATCTACCGTAGTTACAGAAGTTGCTGAAAGTACAAAGAGTGCAGCGACTGCCTATACTTTTTCAGCGATGGACATCTTTATGGAACTCCTGGGTGTGATCAAGGATGTTGCCCCTATTCTCATCGTGATATTCTTTTTTCAGTATGTCATTATCAAAAAACCTGTGGCATACTTACATAAGATAGCCACAGGTATCATTATGGTGATCCTGGGGCTTTATGCATTCATCGTAGGACTTGAAATGGGACTTTTCCCCATAGGAGAGACCATCGCTTTTCAGCTTACGGATACGGGTAACTACCTTCTTATTTATTTGTTCGCATTTCTTATAGGTTTCTCTACGACGATGGCAGAACCTGCACTCTTGGCTATAGCCATCAAAGCAGATGAGATAAGTGAAGGGAAAATTAAACAAAATATACTTAGAATGATAGTAGCATTTGGTGTGGCTATCGGGATCGGGTTGGGTTCATACCGTATCGTTGCTGGTGATCCTATACATTACTATATTATTGTAGGCTATATCTTTGTGATTATTTTTACCTATTTTGCACCAAAATACATTATACCCATTGCCTATGACAGTGGTGGGGTTACCACTTCAACGGTCACCGTACCTTTGGTTGCAGCACTGGGCTTGGGATTGGCAGAAAACCTGGAATGGTGTGATCCACTGATAGATGGGTTTGGTCTCATTGCCTTTGCCTCCCTGTTTCCGATGCTTACTGTGATGGGGTATGGGATTTACGCAGAATATTATAAAAAGCAACAGAAGGTAGAACCATCCAATATTGAAGGAGAAGCATTATGAAATTCACAGCACTGATCGTCATCATACAGGATAAAGATGAAGAAGCCGCTATAGAAGCTGCCAAGGGAGCAGGAGCAGGTTCTGTAACTATTTTACATGGAAAAAATATCGGGCTTGAAGAGAAAAAAGTGTTCTTTGGTCTTACACTTGAGGAAAATGTCTCTGTACTGCTTTTTGTCTTACCGAGAAAACTCTCACTGCAGGTCATGCGCTTGCTTCGTGAAAAGTTCGATCTGGACAACCCGGAAAACAGCGGATTGGCATTTACTCTACCATTAACGCATGTAGCAGGTCTTGATACCAAAGAGTTACACAAATTTGAACATGATATCAAATCGATAATATAAAGGAGAAATCAATGTTAGTAGAAAAAGTAATGACACCTAAAGAAAAATTGATAGTGATCTCAGTGATGTCAACAGTCAGAGAAGCACTGAAGTTAATGAAAGAACACCAGGTACGCTCTGTCATTGTAGACAAAAACACAGAGGATGGTGCCTATGGACTTTTGACCTTTAAAAATATTTTGCAAAGTATCGTTGCGGAGGATGGTGACATCGATCTGCTCAATGTCTATGACATTGCTACAACACCGGCCTTCTCTGTCTCTGCTAAACTTGATGTAAAGTATGCGGCAAAAATGATGGTACAAAACAGCATTAAACGTCTACTGGTCATTGATAACAATGAACTTTACGGTATCCTCACCATGACCGATATCATTGGTATCCTTATGGATAGTGTAGAATAACGTTATTTTTTTACGACAGGAAAGGTAAGTATAAAGGTACTTCCTTCTCCTTTTTTAGACTCCAGATCCAATTTTATTTTGTATTCTTTACAAATAGAAAGGACGATATTCAACCCTATACCAAAACCGCCACGTTCATCATTTTCTCTATAGTAGCGCTTAAAGATATCATCCTGTACTTTTTTATCTATACCAACCCCCGTATCTTTCACCTTTAACACATGGTCCTTCAGCGTAATAGAAATACTGTCCCCCACGTCAGAATATTTGATGGCATTGGAGAGTAAATTATCTATGAGTCTATACGAAGATGTTTTAGGTATCAGCACTTCTGTAGGTTCAAGATCCAGTGAGATATGCAGACGTTTAGAATCAATGAGTTCCTTCACATATTCAGCCCTCTCTTTTACCACATCGGAAAAACACAATACTTCTGAAGATTCGACCTTACCTTCAAGTCTATAGGTGAGAGAACTGTACATCACAGAAAGTCTTTTCGCACTGGCCTCCAAACGTTTCAATTTTTTGGGCTCAATGTCTTTCAACGACTGTATCGTCATCAGTATGGCTGCAATGGGGGTATTGAGTTCATGTGTCGTATCTGAAATGAAATTATCTAAAGACTCTATCTGTTCCCTGACCGGTCTTAAAAATAGACGTCCTAAAAAATATCCTACTATCCCCATCAGTATAAATGATAATACTAAGTAACCTATGATCTTGATACGTAAACTCTGTACATTTTTTGAAAGCGCATTCTCTTTTAATACAATATAGTGCACACCTAAATGGTTGCTCTTGTCTTCTATGATAGTATAAGCACTTCCATTTTCAAT
The sequence above is drawn from the Sulfurovum sp. TSL1 genome and encodes:
- a CDS encoding DUF2892 domain-containing protein, giving the protein MKCNIGKIDRIIRTIIGVALLVWGIMNNNIIADVVGGVLLLTVIIGWCPPYALLGINTGCKTKND
- a CDS encoding porin; the encoded protein is MKKMTTALSVAAMMAMGAQAATLEERVKVLEEQNTVLTEEVLATQTGGFTLVDTKKSYSGMGPAASKVYFSKNPLSIGGYGEMFYANPDNGDDFADVYRFITYFGYKFNDWIVLNTEIEFEHGANAEDGGEVVVEFLYLDFLLSQEINFRLGHVLTPMGLINQRHEPTLFNTVQRPDIEKYLLPSTWHENGALVYGRFDSVDIEYTAGVINALNVNNANTMTPNGSWIRSARLGSSANAPFDPAFVGRVDYTGINGLMAGASVYYGDGSNLKNDAINDVSGLDTTIFDIHASYDNGPFSAYGLYTQTNLDGAEKLGSSAVEEASGYYANVSYDISSLVGLEYKLPVFAQYEDYNPVEKTVDGLNEDAFQTEIVTIGLNFFPADQVVLKADYAMKEVNNVDTNTFSFGLGFIF
- a CDS encoding HAMP domain-containing sensor histidine kinase translates to MRTLKEKVIVLTSYERKSLFSFLAVYLISVFILLAIIGYLFFENNRVSMQNAIKFEMMYQARMLSSSIVMKAMQDDAKGEMDLASQNDFLKHLKHCRFHVGYYDKDKRPIYTEVDNFKVTDQDFFIENGSAYTIIEDKSNHLGVHYIVLKENALSKNVQSLRIKIIGYLVLSFILMGIVGYFLGRLFLRPVREQIESLDNFISDTTHELNTPIAAILMTIQSLKDIEPKKLKRLEASAKRLSVMYSSLTYRLEGKVESSEVLCFSDVVKERAEYVKELIDSKRLHISLDLEPTEVLIPKTSSYRLIDNLLSNAIKYSDVGDSISITLKDHVLKVKDTGVGIDKKVQDDIFKRYYRENDERGGFGIGLNIVLSICKEYKIKLDLESKKGEGSTFILTFPVVKK
- a CDS encoding thioredoxin domain-containing protein, with translation MANRLKNEHSPYLQQHADNPVDWYPWGEEAFEKARKENKAIFLSIGYSSCHWCHVMEDESFKDEATAKILNEHFIAVKVDREERPDIDKHFQEVYQLMNQRPGGWPTSIFLTQEQKPFYSATYIPDEPRYGMMSFSSLLEVIAEKYSKEKALLTEKADEILRFLNPKEDSIQATKLDLSIIPRVSDQAKQLFDNTNGGFNKAPKFPQASMLDLLLDLYRITEDKETLDMALHSLTCMAKGGLRDLVEGGFCRYSTDNEWLVPHFEKMTYDNALLAEVYLKAYHVRGEDFYRSVAFETIDFMMENMSEDGLFYSASDADTEGEEGKYFVYTYEKALKSFDKAGIPSQEHAALAEALHITKEGNFEGKNIVRIEEPAHSGDIPYYDEAIQALRKRREKRTHPFIDKKVLVSWNAMMIKTLFKASRADHAYLKPALRSLDALLESMYINSELFHSTLIGKKPKIKAFLEDYAYLADTLIEAYESTLDETYLMTATKLTNSAIEKYYAQGKWKFSRGEFETNADIYDSSYPSSVATMLSVLYSISSLVDVVYKKFVFKTLEIYSYDIMRQPISTPRMSRMVIRYLKDDVIIKAKEYALKTHIKELDTLPHPFSLLKNDTNDGFMLCNSNSCFGHEKDFKGIIEILENR
- a CDS encoding FMN-binding protein, whose protein sequence is MKQIFFTLLLGTLLSQSSVASSKASVDEVIKSSFTGVSTIDPKQIILTKKQFSQVQSRAKAAVRTKVYRYYDIKSKNERLGYAVLIARKVRGKKATVLYAFDNCGTLKFTEIMAFGEPPEYIPNKTWMSQLQDKDASATLTVGKDIPTISGSTLSARSITEGARVARAIYEIVLK
- a CDS encoding DUF1538 domain-containing protein, with the protein product MKESLNIFYGDLKNSFKDLLPIIIVVALFQGIIIRTVPDNLTSIVIGLTIVAIGLALFIRGLELGIFPIGEGLAIDFAKKGSVFWLLLFAFTIGFSTTVAEPALIAIADKAALISNGLIDAFWLRMTVALSVGFAIALGTLRILLGHPIAYYIISGYILVVLVTFFAPKEIIGLAYDSGGVTTSTVTVPLVAALGIGLSSSIKGRNPAIDGFGLIAFASLTPMIFVQIYGIIVYNAGETSALSTVVTEVAESTKSAATAYTFSAMDIFMELLGVIKDVAPILIVIFFFQYVIIKKPVAYLHKIATGIIMVILGLYAFIVGLEMGLFPIGETIAFQLTDTGNYLLIYLFAFLIGFSTTMAEPALLAIAIKADEISEGKIKQNILRMIVAFGVAIGIGLGSYRIVAGDPIHYYIIVGYIFVIIFTYFAPKYIIPIAYDSGGVTTSTVTVPLVAALGLGLAENLEWCDPLIDGFGLIAFASLFPMLTVMGYGIYAEYYKKQQKVEPSNIEGEAL
- a CDS encoding FAD:protein FMN transferase — its product is MRLFIVLFFPLFLLAQEGLQTRTQVLMGTFVSISLPQTYNQEITRSFELLRHIEDSLSTYDETATLAKLNKNHHVEYDPYLAEALTLSRSYYDESNGYFDITIGSISKKLYHFGEEKTYSPSKQELRNAHLDIHGIHIDDKQIIIDENITIDLGGMGKGYGADKVAQYLDEQNITKGIIALSGDIRCLDQCEVYLQSPYSEQTFAKVKSKKAQLSISTSGIYRRYATTKAEHHLINPKTASQGREFVSVSLFTTADNAKIDAYATALSVMSRTEALAFLKEKKDIGFILVDKEGKILYGNVTDLVTIEWLGYKENPTNPSKRKNSSTKHESAASLIHPDTTNPNAMTK
- a CDS encoding cytochrome-c peroxidase gives rise to the protein MKFNTLLATTLTGLIFTGCGGGSSSSENFGRNQIALGEKLYHDTNLSNNRTMSCATCHVIENAFVDPRPTNLSLGASLGDDGLSIGDRNAPIAAYAKFIPRFHFDTHEGLYIGGQFLDGRALDLTEQAKGPFLNPVEMNMPDAASVIARVQENAEYVQAFKAIYGDDIFNNTQKAYEALADTIAKFEKSNTFSPFSSKYDKALKGDAILTEQETRGLALFNGKAECAACHPSDGTHAQFTDFSYDNLGVPVNHALRDANGKGDTFVDNGLYNNPHVNDAGLKGAFRVSTLRNIAVTGPYMHNGVFKDLATVVHFYNTRDVPGAVNPETGEVWEKGEVDINKNTAELGNLGLTAEEEADLVAFLKTLTDEQYEHLIP
- a CDS encoding CBS domain-containing protein; translation: MLVEKVMTPKEKLIVISVMSTVREALKLMKEHQVRSVIVDKNTEDGAYGLLTFKNILQSIVAEDGDIDLLNVYDIATTPAFSVSAKLDVKYAAKMMVQNSIKRLLVIDNNELYGILTMTDIIGILMDSVE
- a CDS encoding transcriptional regulator, translated to MKFTALIVIIQDKDEEAAIEAAKGAGAGSVTILHGKNIGLEEKKVFFGLTLEENVSVLLFVLPRKLSLQVMRLLREKFDLDNPENSGLAFTLPLTHVAGLDTKELHKFEHDIKSII